In one window of Candidatus Delongbacteria bacterium DNA:
- a CDS encoding TldD/PmbA family protein gives MLEFLKNLKLANYQTDFLDLRIEEKVTSFVLIRNGEVMQANKLPEKGAFIRSSIDKMWRYESTTDLNSLTDVLKSMSNGYNEETVSMDFDIKSIDNLSENFIGDLSIPDIKNLLMSFYEKVNDVDFLADINILFKSEKIIKYYADSRGKIRHYSTENGGVVAFYTLKDGNEIFRSSYDRFGKKISVFDDFGDCLVKDINKASLFLKAETITPGKFPVVLSEFVTGIFAHESFGHKSESDFMIGDESMKEEWSIGKKVGSEILTIVDDGSHTNSSGFAPFDDEGNEKIRTYLIKNGILSGRLHSEMTSQYLKEENTGNARALNFKFEPIVRMTTTYLEKGDLTFEEMIKPIKFGYYIEKPSHGSGMSTFTIAVNRAWKIEDGKLTDPVKINVITGNIFETLHKIDGVGNEVKLFSFVGGGCGKMEQYPLSVGLGGPKVRVSEMMVS, from the coding sequence ATGTTGGAATTTCTAAAGAATTTGAAGTTAGCCAATTATCAAACTGATTTTCTCGATTTAAGAATTGAAGAAAAAGTTACTTCTTTTGTCCTTATTAGGAATGGTGAAGTAATGCAGGCTAACAAACTTCCTGAAAAAGGAGCTTTTATCAGGTCATCTATTGATAAAATGTGGAGATACGAATCAACTACTGATTTAAACTCACTCACTGATGTTTTGAAATCGATGAGTAATGGATACAATGAAGAGACAGTTTCAATGGATTTTGACATAAAAAGTATCGACAACCTCAGTGAGAACTTTATTGGGGATTTATCCATACCGGATATTAAAAATCTACTTATGTCATTTTATGAAAAAGTAAATGATGTGGATTTTTTAGCGGATATAAATATCTTGTTTAAATCAGAAAAAATTATTAAGTACTATGCTGATTCTAGAGGGAAAATTAGACATTACTCGACTGAAAATGGGGGTGTAGTAGCCTTCTATACTTTAAAAGATGGAAATGAAATTTTTAGAAGTAGTTATGATAGATTTGGAAAAAAGATATCCGTGTTTGATGATTTTGGAGATTGTTTAGTAAAGGATATCAACAAGGCTTCACTTTTCTTAAAAGCAGAAACAATTACTCCAGGTAAATTTCCTGTTGTCCTTTCTGAATTCGTTACTGGAATTTTTGCCCACGAATCTTTTGGTCATAAAAGTGAATCCGATTTTATGATTGGAGATGAATCTATGAAAGAGGAATGGTCTATCGGAAAAAAAGTCGGTAGTGAAATTCTTACTATAGTTGATGATGGATCACATACAAATAGTTCAGGATTCGCTCCTTTTGATGATGAAGGTAATGAAAAAATCAGAACTTATCTTATAAAAAATGGCATTTTAAGTGGAAGACTTCATTCTGAAATGACCTCACAATATTTAAAGGAAGAAAATACAGGAAATGCAAGAGCCTTGAATTTTAAGTTTGAGCCAATTGTTAGAATGACTACAACCTATCTTGAGAAGGGTGATCTGACATTTGAAGAGATGATAAAACCAATTAAATTTGGCTACTATATAGAAAAACCTTCCCACGGTTCAGGCATGTCAACTTTCACTATTGCGGTAAACAGAGCTTGGAAAATTGAGGACGGAAAATTAACAGATCCTGTAAAAATCAATGTAATCACTGGAAATATTTTTGAGACATTACACAAAATTGATGGAGTGGGTAATGAAGTAAAATTATTCAGCTTTGTAGGTGGTGGATGCGGAAAAATGGAACAATATCCTCTTTCTGTAGGTCTAGGCGGACCAAAAGTCAGAGTTAGCGAAATGATGGTTTCATAA
- a CDS encoding AraC family transcriptional regulator — protein sequence MNNIEIYIEKINRVLDYIDNNITEELTIEKLSEIAGFSKFHFHRLFSTIMNEPLGKFINRLKIEKSAQILIRENNRSITDIALEMNYSSSAVFNRSFREYFNCTPSEYRDSKKNNTVSKNCKIQSKEQKESSSLNSYFSIVTNKFKKGFKMEKAMLQQTETRTIEKFHLAYVRYIGPYKNDAELFEGLFSKLCAWAGPRELLNQNSKFFTLYHDDPEITDKVNLRISCGVSVPEETETQGEIGLTVVETNKYAVGLFKLPPDGFQEAWDYMMSSYLPNNGYQPSDGVCFEHYLKDPKDDPDGMFTVEICIPIKPM from the coding sequence ATGAATAATATTGAAATCTACATTGAAAAAATTAATAGAGTTCTTGATTATATCGACAATAACATTACTGAAGAACTAACTATCGAAAAGCTTTCTGAAATTGCAGGATTTTCAAAATTTCATTTTCACAGATTATTTTCAACTATAATGAATGAACCACTGGGGAAATTTATTAATAGGTTAAAAATTGAAAAATCTGCACAAATACTCATAAGAGAAAACAATCGAAGTATTACCGACATTGCCCTTGAAATGAACTACTCATCATCTGCTGTTTTCAATAGAAGCTTCCGTGAGTACTTCAATTGTACACCATCCGAATATAGAGATAGCAAAAAAAATAATACTGTTAGCAAAAATTGCAAAATACAAAGCAAGGAACAGAAAGAATCTTCATCTTTAAACTCCTATTTTTCCATTGTAACCAATAAATTTAAAAAGGGGTTCAAAATGGAAAAAGCGATGTTACAACAAACTGAGACAAGGACAATCGAAAAATTTCATCTTGCATATGTCAGGTACATAGGACCGTACAAGAACGATGCAGAACTTTTTGAGGGATTATTTTCGAAATTGTGTGCTTGGGCAGGACCTAGAGAATTGTTAAATCAAAATTCCAAATTTTTCACTCTTTATCACGACGATCCCGAGATTACTGATAAAGTTAATTTGAGAATTAGTTGCGGAGTATCTGTTCCTGAAGAGACTGAAACTCAAGGAGAAATAGGTTTAACTGTTGTTGAAACAAACAAATATGCTGTTGGTTTATTCAAACTTCCACCTGATGGTTTCCAAGAAGCTTGGGATTATATGATGAGTAGTTATCTGCCAAATAATGGCTATCAACCTAGTGATGGAGTATGCTTTGAACATTATTTGAAAGATCCAAAGGATGATCCTGATGGTATGTTTACCGTTGAAATTTGTATACCTATTAAACCGATGTAG
- a CDS encoding NAD(P)H-dependent oxidoreductase, with protein MDLLNAMNKRYATKLFEKSKKVDETLISELMESTNLSPSSFGLQPFRIVRIQNDQLRQRLREVSWNQPQITDSSDLFIFCSKTEIDKEFIDKFVHLIAETRGLNKDDLNQYLEMMSSFVLSMPEESRFSWMSRQTYLALGTMITSAAVLGLDACPMEGFDKNEYDKILGLNQKGLTSLAVLAVGYRDENDNYSKMKKVRIPLDKMFINM; from the coding sequence ATGGACTTATTAAATGCTATGAACAAAAGGTATGCTACAAAACTTTTTGAGAAATCAAAAAAAGTAGATGAAACTTTGATATCAGAACTAATGGAATCTACAAATCTCTCTCCTTCATCATTTGGTTTGCAACCCTTCAGAATAGTAAGGATTCAAAATGATCAATTGAGACAAAGATTGAGAGAAGTGTCTTGGAATCAACCACAAATAACAGACTCTTCAGATCTTTTTATTTTTTGTTCTAAAACTGAAATTGATAAAGAATTTATCGATAAATTTGTACATCTGATTGCAGAAACCAGAGGATTAAATAAGGATGATCTAAACCAATATCTTGAGATGATGAGTAGTTTTGTTTTGTCTATGCCTGAGGAAAGTAGATTTTCTTGGATGTCAAGGCAAACATACTTAGCTTTAGGAACAATGATAACAAGTGCCGCGGTTCTAGGACTTGACGCATGTCCAATGGAAGGTTTTGATAAAAATGAGTACGATAAGATCTTAGGTTTAAATCAAAAAGGTCTCACCTCATTGGCTGTTCTAGCAGTTGGATACAGAGATGAAAATGATAATTATAGTAAAATGAAGAAAGTAAGAATTCCATTGGATAAGATGTTCATTAATATGTAG
- a CDS encoding ABC transporter permease subunit codes for MYSYIIRRILLMIPTFLGITILFFFILQIVPGGPLEQEILKLKQAQMMSGEGGATGSSMGGEVEISPEAMEKMKKFYGFDKPIIVRYLLWLGLWQRDVDDKETAIGLPYRFNVEYVRSGNDLYELQKWVKVEKENGSLKAYESRIGADFEFPGYAELPDHQDIEEWFPAEHWNLEELKGDSVRVFHTRFSGIITGNLGDSYTYREPVIKLIGERLHISAYFGILGMFLSYLICIPLGIYKAIKHNSIFDASTSVLIFIGYSIPGFALGILLLMFLGGGSFWDVFPLGDFRSPNFDEMDFWGKVVDQVEHTVLPIIAWSIGSFATMTVLMKNSLLENLGADYVRTAFSKGLSERRVIFVHAVRNSLIPLATGIGGVIGVIFAGSYLIEKTFNIDGIGLLSFNALLNRDYPITLGFLVVGSVIRLTGNLISDMCYALIDPRIRFK; via the coding sequence ATGTACAGTTACATCATCCGAAGAATATTATTGATGATACCAACTTTTCTTGGTATTACGATACTATTTTTCTTTATCCTTCAAATTGTTCCAGGTGGACCTTTGGAACAGGAAATTTTAAAATTGAAGCAAGCCCAAATGATGAGCGGTGAAGGTGGAGCTACTGGTAGTTCTATGGGCGGCGAAGTGGAAATTTCTCCAGAAGCTATGGAGAAAATGAAAAAATTTTATGGTTTTGACAAACCAATAATTGTCAGATATCTGCTATGGCTTGGTTTATGGCAGAGAGATGTAGATGATAAAGAAACGGCTATTGGCTTGCCTTACAGATTCAATGTAGAGTATGTTCGTAGTGGAAATGATCTTTATGAGCTACAAAAGTGGGTAAAAGTTGAAAAAGAAAATGGATCACTGAAGGCTTATGAATCTAGAATTGGTGCTGATTTTGAATTCCCTGGTTATGCAGAACTTCCTGACCATCAAGATATCGAGGAATGGTTTCCTGCTGAACATTGGAATCTTGAAGAGCTTAAAGGAGATTCAGTAAGGGTCTTTCATACAAGATTCTCAGGTATTATAACAGGTAATCTTGGAGATTCTTATACTTACAGAGAGCCAGTTATCAAATTGATTGGAGAAAGACTTCATATATCAGCATATTTTGGTATCTTAGGTATGTTTTTATCTTATCTCATTTGTATCCCTCTTGGTATCTATAAAGCAATTAAGCATAATTCAATATTTGATGCTTCTACTTCAGTATTGATCTTCATTGGATACTCAATTCCTGGATTTGCTCTGGGTATTTTACTCCTTATGTTCCTTGGAGGTGGTAGCTTCTGGGATGTTTTCCCTCTTGGGGACTTCAGATCACCAAACTTTGATGAAATGGACTTTTGGGGTAAGGTAGTTGACCAAGTTGAGCACACAGTACTTCCAATTATTGCATGGTCTATCGGATCATTTGCCACTATGACAGTACTTATGAAGAACTCTCTTCTGGAAAATCTTGGTGCAGATTATGTTAGAACAGCATTTTCCAAGGGTCTTTCAGAGAGAAGAGTAATTTTCGTTCACGCAGTAAGAAACTCATTAATTCCTCTTGCAACTGGTATTGGTGGAGTCATTGGGGTTATTTTTGCTGGTTCATATTTGATTGAAAAAACTTTTAATATCGATGGTATTGGACTTCTTAGTTTCAATGCTCTTTTAAATAGGGATTATCCAATTACTTTAGGATTCTTGGTTGTTGGTTCTGTAATCAGATTGACAGGAAACCTGATTTCAGATATGTGTTATGCTCTAATAGATCCAAGAATCAGATTTAAGTAA
- the miaA gene encoding tRNA (adenosine(37)-N6)-dimethylallyltransferase MiaA, translating into MSLDLTKYKIPIIAGATASGKTAISVELAEKFGFEIISADSRQFFKEMDIGTAKPTARETKGIPHHFIDFLPVTDEMYNSWQFGEEARLVISQIIIRGNYPLIVGGSGLYIQSLVHGFFDDLGISDEEKRLFRIEIEKKDLNLCYDELVRIDPDYAYSIPNSNKQRIHRALEVFYLSGEKMSELHKKHMESTFFKPLYLGLEWEREVLYDRINSRVDQMMEDGLLDEIKQIIDKYGYDLKRLNKTIGYREFIPFLRNECTLEDSVNEVKKLTRHFAKRQITWFKRLDNFRWLKPELGLFKEVIQRELGL; encoded by the coding sequence ATGAGTTTAGATTTAACGAAATACAAAATACCAATTATAGCTGGGGCTACAGCTTCGGGTAAAACAGCAATCTCGGTTGAGCTTGCCGAGAAGTTTGGATTTGAAATAATTTCCGCAGACTCACGGCAATTTTTTAAAGAAATGGATATTGGAACAGCAAAACCTACTGCTCGTGAAACAAAAGGAATTCCTCATCACTTTATTGATTTTTTACCTGTTACAGATGAAATGTACAACAGTTGGCAATTTGGTGAAGAAGCGAGACTTGTAATAAGTCAGATTATTATTAGAGGCAACTATCCACTTATAGTTGGTGGAAGTGGCCTATACATACAATCATTAGTGCATGGTTTTTTTGATGATCTTGGAATAAGTGATGAAGAAAAAAGATTGTTCAGGATTGAAATAGAAAAAAAAGATCTAAACTTATGCTATGATGAGCTTGTCAGAATTGATCCGGATTATGCATATTCAATTCCCAATAGTAATAAGCAAAGAATACACAGAGCTTTGGAGGTCTTTTATCTGTCAGGCGAAAAAATGAGTGAGCTTCACAAAAAACATATGGAATCAACTTTTTTCAAACCTCTTTATCTTGGTCTTGAGTGGGAAAGAGAAGTTCTGTACGATAGGATAAATTCCAGAGTTGATCAGATGATGGAGGACGGTTTGCTTGATGAAATAAAACAAATCATTGATAAATATGGCTACGATTTGAAAAGACTCAATAAAACTATTGGTTATAGAGAATTCATTCCATTTTTAAGAAATGAATGTACTTTGGAAGATTCTGTAAATGAAGTAAAAAAGCTAACAAGACACTTTGCAAAAAGACAAATTACATGGTTCAAGAGACTTGATAATTTTAGATGGCTAAAACCTGAATTAGGTTTATTCAAAGAAGTAATTCAAAGAGAGTTAGGTCTATGA
- a CDS encoding nucleotidyltransferase domain-containing protein yields MYKPREVSEILKSFLYGRDDVIAAWEGGSAATGYYDEFSDLDLAIVSEDDKVEEIFTAFEDLISEKFGIIRKYRIPEPAWHGFSQCFYQIDNVPKLYYLDIAVIKKSIKDKFTESDRHGDAVVWFEKEKMIDSTPFSEESKLELCKKMYKAATSADFLILIEVKKNLGRDRFSEAFPPFYQFLNRFLAPLLNILHRPEKADFGLRYAYRDYPQADFQLIEKSFAVSNCEELKTVLAIVEERYEELVNVLVRLK; encoded by the coding sequence ATGTACAAACCTCGTGAAGTTTCTGAAATATTGAAATCATTTCTATACGGGAGAGATGATGTAATTGCAGCTTGGGAAGGTGGATCTGCAGCTACAGGATATTACGACGAATTTTCTGACTTGGACTTGGCAATTGTAAGTGAAGATGATAAAGTAGAGGAGATTTTTACAGCATTTGAAGATTTGATTTCAGAAAAATTCGGAATTATCCGAAAATACAGAATTCCTGAACCAGCTTGGCACGGCTTTTCACAATGTTTTTATCAAATTGATAATGTTCCAAAGCTATATTATTTAGACATTGCTGTAATTAAAAAATCTATTAAGGATAAATTTACTGAAAGTGATCGACATGGTGATGCTGTGGTATGGTTTGAAAAAGAAAAAATGATAGATTCAACTCCTTTTAGTGAAGAATCAAAACTAGAATTATGTAAAAAAATGTACAAAGCTGCGACATCTGCAGATTTTCTTATTCTAATTGAAGTTAAAAAAAATCTTGGAAGAGATCGATTTTCTGAAGCATTTCCCCCATTCTATCAATTCTTAAATAGGTTTTTAGCTCCACTGTTAAACATTCTCCACAGACCTGAAAAAGCTGATTTTGGATTACGTTATGCTTATAGAGATTATCCACAAGCTGATTTTCAGTTAATTGAAAAATCTTTTGCTGTAAGTAATTGTGAGGAACTGAAAACAGTGCTTGCTATTGTAGAGGAAAGATATGAGGAACTTGTGAATGTACTTGTAAGGCTTAAATAA
- a CDS encoding ABC transporter ATP-binding protein, translating into MEKKKLFEIKNLKTYFKTEAGIAKAVDGVTFDIYEGEVLGIVGESGSGKSVTSLSINRLIPNPPGFNAGGEILYKGKDLLKLSYKEMRDYRGNDIAMIFQEPMTSLNPVYTIGFQMKEVILRHFDVSKDEAHRRSVEMLAKVGIPDPDRRMDDYPHQYSGGMRQRVMIAMALLNNPALLIADEPTTALDVTIQAQILELMLEMKKDRKEAAIMLITHDLAVIAETCERVIVMYGGKIQEQAEVNELFAYPMHPYTRGLLASIPRPDREKQHRLQAIRGMVPSILRMPKGCKFCTRCDEKLDICDTVEPELFEVKPGHFVRCHLYNKK; encoded by the coding sequence ATGGAAAAGAAAAAACTATTTGAAATAAAAAACCTTAAAACCTACTTCAAGACAGAAGCCGGCATTGCTAAAGCTGTGGATGGAGTTACTTTCGATATTTACGAAGGTGAGGTTTTGGGTATTGTTGGAGAATCTGGAAGTGGGAAATCAGTTACTTCTCTTTCAATAAACAGGCTTATCCCAAATCCTCCAGGATTTAATGCTGGTGGCGAGATTTTGTACAAAGGAAAAGATCTTCTTAAGCTTTCATACAAAGAGATGAGAGATTATAGAGGTAATGATATTGCTATGATCTTCCAAGAACCTATGACTTCATTGAATCCTGTTTATACAATTGGATTTCAAATGAAAGAGGTTATTTTAAGACATTTTGATGTGTCAAAAGATGAAGCTCATAGAAGAAGTGTTGAAATGTTGGCAAAAGTTGGAATCCCTGATCCAGATAGAAGAATGGATGATTACCCGCACCAGTATTCTGGTGGTATGAGACAGCGTGTTATGATCGCGATGGCTCTACTAAACAATCCTGCACTTCTAATTGCTGATGAGCCAACAACAGCTCTTGATGTTACAATACAGGCTCAGATTCTTGAACTGATGCTCGAAATGAAAAAAGATAGAAAAGAAGCTGCAATAATGCTTATTACTCATGATTTGGCAGTAATCGCTGAGACATGTGAAAGAGTAATTGTAATGTATGGTGGTAAAATTCAAGAACAAGCAGAAGTTAATGAGCTTTTTGCTTATCCTATGCACCCATATACAAGAGGTCTTTTAGCCTCAATTCCTAGACCAGACAGAGAAAAACAGCACAGATTGCAAGCCATCAGAGGTATGGTTCCTTCAATTCTTAGAATGCCTAAAGGTTGCAAATTCTGTACAAGGTGTGATGAAAAATTAGATATATGTGATACCGTGGAACCAGAACTTTTCGAAGTAAAACCGGGCCACTTCGTAAGGTGTCACCTTTACAATAAAAAATAA
- the mutL gene encoding DNA mismatch repair endonuclease MutL yields the protein MAKIEVLPDDLINKIAAGEVVDRPVSIVKELVENSLDSGADSVTIIVEDGGKSLIQIKDNGCGMGEDDLLLAFERHATSKVKNYNDLLHLSSMGFRGEALPSIASVSMVEMSSKVKGSESGNIISIKGGQIQSVKPTAMTASTDIKIKSLFFNVPARRKFLKDPQKEYKFIYTYFKKLALSRPDVNLKFISNERTVFDLKKENINKRISSIFREINSESLIYLSKKFGDIKVSGFIGKKEISRKTKENQFLFVNNRIIENKNISYAVFQGYRNLIEPGYYPFYVLFIDIPSDQVDVNVHPSKMEAKFQDENGLSFFIKNIVFEELSGQQTLVNISFSDNDVLRDTDYNFKNNSKIEEIVKEQELFENLSTETFREEKDSYKPFENYKSAVEEENQTKILEKEPFLRPERKGIDILKFNNESIVSENIWQLHNKYIFMEMESGVTIIDQHVAQERIFFEKAMKSFDNMSMNSQILLFPVKVDLSFEDAQVLEEIHDYLTSVGFTISNFGGSSYIIEGTPIGISYGEEERELKDIIDYYIKYREKKMSIRESVAASYACKRSIKAGDKLTKDEMLSLIHDLFMCKFPHVCPHGRPIIVNLNLKEIDKKFLRT from the coding sequence ATGGCAAAAATAGAAGTTTTACCTGATGATCTGATAAATAAAATCGCTGCTGGTGAAGTGGTAGACAGACCAGTCTCAATTGTAAAGGAATTAGTGGAGAATTCACTAGATTCAGGAGCTGACAGTGTAACAATTATTGTTGAAGATGGAGGGAAATCGCTTATCCAGATAAAAGACAATGGTTGTGGTATGGGTGAAGATGATTTACTTCTTGCCTTTGAAAGGCATGCGACTTCCAAAGTAAAAAATTACAATGACTTACTTCATCTTTCTTCAATGGGGTTCAGAGGAGAAGCATTGCCAAGTATAGCAAGCGTTTCGATGGTAGAGATGAGTTCTAAAGTTAAAGGGTCTGAAAGTGGAAATATCATAAGCATTAAAGGTGGTCAGATCCAATCTGTTAAACCAACAGCTATGACCGCTTCGACTGATATAAAAATCAAATCTCTATTTTTTAATGTTCCTGCCAGAAGAAAATTTTTAAAAGATCCACAAAAAGAATATAAATTTATCTATACATATTTCAAAAAGCTTGCTCTTTCCAGACCTGACGTAAACTTAAAATTTATAAGTAATGAAAGAACTGTTTTTGACCTCAAAAAAGAGAATATAAATAAACGTATATCTTCAATTTTTAGAGAAATAAATTCCGAAAGTTTAATCTATCTAAGTAAAAAATTTGGTGATATCAAAGTGTCTGGATTCATCGGAAAGAAAGAGATTTCCAGAAAAACGAAAGAAAATCAATTCCTCTTTGTAAACAATAGAATAATTGAAAACAAAAATATCTCATATGCGGTGTTTCAAGGTTATAGAAATTTAATAGAACCTGGTTATTACCCATTTTATGTTCTCTTCATAGATATTCCATCTGATCAAGTTGATGTTAACGTACATCCCTCAAAAATGGAAGCTAAATTTCAGGACGAAAATGGCTTATCTTTCTTCATAAAAAACATTGTATTTGAAGAACTCTCTGGTCAGCAAACTTTAGTTAATATTTCTTTTTCAGACAATGATGTTTTAAGAGATACAGATTATAATTTTAAAAATAATTCAAAGATTGAAGAGATCGTAAAAGAACAAGAACTTTTTGAAAACTTAAGTACAGAGACTTTCAGAGAAGAAAAAGATTCTTATAAACCATTTGAGAATTACAAATCGGCTGTTGAAGAGGAAAATCAGACTAAGATCCTGGAAAAGGAACCTTTTTTAAGACCTGAAAGAAAAGGAATAGATATTCTAAAGTTCAATAATGAAAGCATAGTTTCTGAAAATATTTGGCAACTTCACAATAAATACATATTTATGGAGATGGAATCTGGTGTTACGATTATAGACCAGCATGTTGCACAGGAAAGAATTTTCTTTGAAAAAGCTATGAAGAGCTTTGATAATATGAGCATGAACTCACAAATTCTACTTTTCCCAGTTAAAGTTGATCTTTCATTTGAAGATGCACAAGTCTTAGAAGAGATACATGATTATTTAACAAGTGTTGGTTTTACAATTTCAAATTTTGGTGGCAGTAGCTATATAATAGAAGGAACTCCTATTGGTATTAGTTATGGTGAGGAAGAGCGAGAATTAAAAGATATAATTGATTATTATATAAAATATCGTGAAAAGAAAATGAGTATTAGGGAATCCGTCGCAGCTTCTTACGCATGTAAAAGATCAATTAAAGCCGGAGATAAGCTTACAAAAGACGAAATGCTAAGTTTGATACACGATCTGTTTATGTGTAAATTTCCTCATGTATGCCCACATGGAAGACCAATAATTGTCAATTTGAATTTAAAAGAGATTGATAAAAAATTTCTCAGAACATGA
- a CDS encoding ABC transporter permease subunit, whose product MTVNVKKSESLFQKRWKKFKSLKRGYYSFLTILFLYIFSFFLFMFVNNKALVVKYNDTYHFPAFGGYYTAKYFGLDGYGEANYRRLSEKFEDDENNWVIMPIYPYSPTENLLGEIKGEPPTRPDSIHWFGTDNRGRDVFARLLYGFNISISFALVVTLFSYVIGISVGAILGYYGGKVDILGQRIIEMTAGIPFLYTVMIIVSIINPSFSLLAIMLILFGWMGMTYYVRGEFYREKAKDYVAAAISMGASNKRVMFKHILPNSLTPVITFAPFAIVGTIFSLVSLDYLGFGLAPPTPSWGELLTQGREDITYWWLISAPLGAMFFTLLTITFIGEGVREAFDPKVHSRLR is encoded by the coding sequence ATGACTGTTAATGTAAAAAAATCAGAGTCCCTATTTCAAAAAAGATGGAAAAAGTTCAAATCTTTGAAAAGGGGTTATTATTCTTTTTTAACAATATTGTTTTTATACATATTTTCTTTCTTTTTATTTATGTTTGTAAACAATAAAGCTCTTGTAGTTAAGTACAACGATACTTATCATTTTCCTGCTTTTGGTGGCTATTATACTGCTAAGTATTTTGGACTTGATGGTTATGGTGAAGCAAATTATAGAAGACTCTCAGAGAAGTTTGAGGATGACGAAAATAATTGGGTGATTATGCCTATTTACCCATATTCTCCAACTGAAAATTTACTTGGTGAAATTAAAGGAGAACCGCCTACAAGACCAGATTCAATTCATTGGTTTGGTACAGATAATAGAGGAAGAGACGTCTTTGCTAGATTATTGTATGGTTTTAATATTTCAATTTCTTTTGCTTTAGTGGTAACGCTATTTTCTTATGTAATAGGTATTTCTGTAGGTGCAATATTGGGTTATTACGGAGGAAAAGTAGATATTCTGGGTCAACGTATCATAGAGATGACTGCAGGTATTCCTTTCCTTTATACAGTGATGATAATAGTTTCAATCATCAACCCTTCTTTTTCACTTCTTGCGATAATGCTTATCCTTTTTGGTTGGATGGGTATGACCTATTATGTCAGGGGTGAGTTCTATAGAGAAAAAGCAAAAGATTATGTTGCTGCTGCAATTTCAATGGGAGCTTCGAACAAAAGAGTTATGTTCAAACATATTTTACCAAACTCTTTAACACCAGTTATAACTTTTGCTCCATTTGCCATTGTTGGTACTATTTTCTCGCTTGTTTCACTTGATTATCTTGGTTTCGGTCTTGCACCTCCTACTCCAAGTTGGGGAGAGCTTCTAACTCAAGGTAGGGAAGATATTACATACTGGTGGCTTATTTCTGCACCTTTAGGAGCCATGTTCTTTACACTTCTTACTATCACATTTATTGGTGAAGGTGTTCGTGAAGCTTTTGATCCTAAAGTACACAGCAGATTGAGATAA